The Henckelia pumila isolate YLH828 chromosome 2, ASM3356847v2, whole genome shotgun sequence genome includes a window with the following:
- the LOC140884246 gene encoding uncharacterized membrane protein At3g27390 isoform X2, translated as MLFGLTTVWQSTYTGSILGGIGYGFFAPLIATFEAVGERVTDKWKHCFLDGCWSTLEDSCTIVRDFMDFCFHSYFSYMDELSEEVHEDEKPMEIKLSMLPSGFLVAVLAVPVDVPLITAIALWKSPYMLFRGWKRLLEDLVGREGPFLETVCVPFAGLAIFLWPLAVIGAALAAFFSSFFLGLYGGVVVIQEGSLQMGLAYIVAVVSLFDEYCNDLLYLREGSCFPRPRYRKNKNDTNEIERGQSIDRNGSHSLNLVSEGSRTLKRAIQQYTPMQVWDWLFKSCEVNGKVLLHEGLINVEDVQECILKGNCKKLGIKLPALSILQCLIKSSKSDSSGLVLSEQMELNPTNFPRDRLFDWFLAPLLTMKEQIKGLKLEENEEVFLKKLVMVCKNDRPEEWDDSGFPSDDKVRVAQLQAVIRRLQGIVGSMARLPTFRRRFKNLVKVLYVEAIQMGLSLGGSSKSGFGGKFLNGRRNDEEGSIRSSTRERDGDMV; from the exons ATGTTATTTGGACTTACTACTGTGTGGCAAAGTACGTATA CTGGAAGTATTCTTGGCGGAATAGGTTATGGGTTTTTTGCTCCATTGATTGCTACCTTCGAGGCTGTGGGGGAGAGAGTGACTGATAAATGGAAGCATTGTTTTTTG GATGGTTGTTGGTCGACTCTCGAAGACAGTTGTACGATAGTTCGAGATTTCATGGATTTCTGCTTCCATTCGTACTTCTCCTACATGGATGAATTGAGTGAGGAAGTGCACGAAGACGAGAAACCGATGGAAATAAA GTTATCAATGCTGCCAAGCGGTTTCTTGGTTGCAGTTCTAGCTGTTCCAGTAGATGTCCCCCTCATTACGGCGATAGCTCTTTGGAAAAGCCCTTACATGTTGTTCCGAGGATGGAAGAGGCTATTAGAAGACTTGGTTGGTAGAGAAGGTCCATTCTTGGAAACTGTTTGTGTTCCATTTGCTGGTCTAGCAATCTTTCTATGGCCTCTGGCTGTAATTGGGGCGGCTTTGGCAGCTTTCTTCTCGAGTTTTTTTCTTGGCCTTTATGGTGGAGTCGTCGTGATTCAG GAAGGTTCTCTTCAGATGGGACTTGCATATATTGTGGCTGTGGTATCTCTATTTGATGAATATTGCAACGATCTACTTTACTTAAGAGAAGGTTCATGTTTTCCAAG GCCTCGTTACCGTAAAAACAAGAATGATACCAATGAGATCGAGAGAGGACAGTCAATTGATCGAAATGGTTCCCACAGTTTAAATTTAGTTTCGGAAGGATCAAGAACACTTAAACGAGCTATCCAACAATATACGCCAATGCAG GTGTGGGATTGGCTCTTCAAATCGTGTGAAGTGAACGGAAAAGTGCTACTTCATGAAGGACTTATCAATGTTGAAGATGTTCAAGAATGTATTCTCAAAGGAAACTGTAAGAAGCTCGGTATCAAGCTTCCTGCATTGTCGATTTTACAGTGTctcatcaaatcatcaaaatctGATTCTTCTGGATTGGTTCTCT CTGAACAAATGGAGTTAAATCCGACCAACTTTCCAAGGGATAGATTGTTTGATTGGTTTCTGGCGCCTCTCCTGACCATGAAGGAGCAGATAAAGGGACTTAAACTCGAAGAGAACGAGGAAGTATTCTTGAAAAAGCTAGTCATGGTATGCAAAAACGATAGACCGGAGGAATGGGACGACAGCGGGTTCCCATCTGATGACAAAGTGAGAGTAGCGCAGTTGCAGGCTGTGATTAGGAG GCTCCAAGGGATAGTTGGCTCGATGGCCCGACTACCAACATTTAGACGACGATTCAAGAATCTGGTGAAGGTGCTCTATGTGGAAGCAATCCAGATGGGCCTATCTCTCGGGGGCTCCTCAAAATCAGGATTTGGTGGCAAATTTCTGAATGGACGTAGGAATGATGAAGAGGGTAGCATTCGAAGCAGCACCCGTGAACGTGACGGTGACATGGTATGA
- the LOC140884246 gene encoding uncharacterized membrane protein At3g27390 isoform X1 → MEVPVGFVAKLWIFLSFLPFFASLLLLGLLKGLIICPVAFTIIAVGNSALVIGLWPAHVIWTYYCVAKSKRLGWILKILVLLSLPVLLILWPVVAIAGSILGGIGYGFFAPLIATFEAVGERVTDKWKHCFLDGCWSTLEDSCTIVRDFMDFCFHSYFSYMDELSEEVHEDEKPMEIKLSMLPSGFLVAVLAVPVDVPLITAIALWKSPYMLFRGWKRLLEDLVGREGPFLETVCVPFAGLAIFLWPLAVIGAALAAFFSSFFLGLYGGVVVIQEGSLQMGLAYIVAVVSLFDEYCNDLLYLREGSCFPRPRYRKNKNDTNEIERGQSIDRNGSHSLNLVSEGSRTLKRAIQQYTPMQVWDWLFKSCEVNGKVLLHEGLINVEDVQECILKGNCKKLGIKLPALSILQCLIKSSKSDSSGLVLSEQMELNPTNFPRDRLFDWFLAPLLTMKEQIKGLKLEENEEVFLKKLVMVCKNDRPEEWDDSGFPSDDKVRVAQLQAVIRRLQGIVGSMARLPTFRRRFKNLVKVLYVEAIQMGLSLGGSSKSGFGGKFLNGRRNDEEGSIRSSTRERDGDMV, encoded by the exons ATGGAGGTACCTGTTGGGTTTGTAGCCAAGCTCTGGATTTTTCTATCTTTTTTACCATTTTTCGCGTCGCTCCTCCTTCTTGGACTTCTCAAAG GGTTGATTATATGTCCAGTCGCCTTCACCATAATAGCAGTTGGAAATTCAGCACTGGTTATTGGTCTTTGGCCCGCACATGTTATTTGGACTTACTACTGTGTGGCAAA AAGCAAGAGGTTAGGGTGGATTTTGAAGATTCTTGTATTGCTTTCGTTGCCGGTGCTTTTGATTCTCTGGCCTGTCGTTGCAATAGCTGGAAGTATTCTTGGCGGAATAGGTTATGGGTTTTTTGCTCCATTGATTGCTACCTTCGAGGCTGTGGGGGAGAGAGTGACTGATAAATGGAAGCATTGTTTTTTG GATGGTTGTTGGTCGACTCTCGAAGACAGTTGTACGATAGTTCGAGATTTCATGGATTTCTGCTTCCATTCGTACTTCTCCTACATGGATGAATTGAGTGAGGAAGTGCACGAAGACGAGAAACCGATGGAAATAAA GTTATCAATGCTGCCAAGCGGTTTCTTGGTTGCAGTTCTAGCTGTTCCAGTAGATGTCCCCCTCATTACGGCGATAGCTCTTTGGAAAAGCCCTTACATGTTGTTCCGAGGATGGAAGAGGCTATTAGAAGACTTGGTTGGTAGAGAAGGTCCATTCTTGGAAACTGTTTGTGTTCCATTTGCTGGTCTAGCAATCTTTCTATGGCCTCTGGCTGTAATTGGGGCGGCTTTGGCAGCTTTCTTCTCGAGTTTTTTTCTTGGCCTTTATGGTGGAGTCGTCGTGATTCAG GAAGGTTCTCTTCAGATGGGACTTGCATATATTGTGGCTGTGGTATCTCTATTTGATGAATATTGCAACGATCTACTTTACTTAAGAGAAGGTTCATGTTTTCCAAG GCCTCGTTACCGTAAAAACAAGAATGATACCAATGAGATCGAGAGAGGACAGTCAATTGATCGAAATGGTTCCCACAGTTTAAATTTAGTTTCGGAAGGATCAAGAACACTTAAACGAGCTATCCAACAATATACGCCAATGCAG GTGTGGGATTGGCTCTTCAAATCGTGTGAAGTGAACGGAAAAGTGCTACTTCATGAAGGACTTATCAATGTTGAAGATGTTCAAGAATGTATTCTCAAAGGAAACTGTAAGAAGCTCGGTATCAAGCTTCCTGCATTGTCGATTTTACAGTGTctcatcaaatcatcaaaatctGATTCTTCTGGATTGGTTCTCT CTGAACAAATGGAGTTAAATCCGACCAACTTTCCAAGGGATAGATTGTTTGATTGGTTTCTGGCGCCTCTCCTGACCATGAAGGAGCAGATAAAGGGACTTAAACTCGAAGAGAACGAGGAAGTATTCTTGAAAAAGCTAGTCATGGTATGCAAAAACGATAGACCGGAGGAATGGGACGACAGCGGGTTCCCATCTGATGACAAAGTGAGAGTAGCGCAGTTGCAGGCTGTGATTAGGAG GCTCCAAGGGATAGTTGGCTCGATGGCCCGACTACCAACATTTAGACGACGATTCAAGAATCTGGTGAAGGTGCTCTATGTGGAAGCAATCCAGATGGGCCTATCTCTCGGGGGCTCCTCAAAATCAGGATTTGGTGGCAAATTTCTGAATGGACGTAGGAATGATGAAGAGGGTAGCATTCGAAGCAGCACCCGTGAACGTGACGGTGACATGGTATGA